One Microcebus murinus isolate Inina chromosome 10, M.murinus_Inina_mat1.0, whole genome shotgun sequence DNA segment encodes these proteins:
- the LOC105871475 gene encoding keratin, type II cytoskeletal 1 — translation MSRQFSSRSGYRRGGGFSSGSAGIINYQRRTTSSSTRRSGGGGGRSSGGFCSGGAGGGFGSRSLVNLGGSKSISISVARGGGRSGFGGGYGGGGFGGGGFGSGGGGFGSGGGGFGSGGGGFGSGGGGFGGGGFGGGGFGGYGGGYGPVCPPGGIQEVTINQSLLQPLNVEIDPQIQKIKSQEREQIKSLNNQFASFIDKVRFLEQQNQVLQTKWELLQQVDTSSRTHNLEPYFEAYINNLRNKVDRLKNDQSRMDSELKQMQDMVEDYRNKYEDEINKRTNAENEFVTIKKDVDSAYMGKVDLQAKVDNLQSDIDFFTTIYREELAQMQTQISETNVILSMDNNRSLNLDGIIAEVKAQYEDIAQKSKAEAESAYQTKYEELQVTAGRHGDSVKNSKMEISELNRVIQRLRSEIDNVKKQIANLQQTISEAEQRGENALKDAQSKLNELEDALQQAKEDLARLLRDYQELMNTKLALDLEIATYRTLLEGEEIRMSGECPPNVSVSVSTSHTSISGGGGGGGRGGGGYGSGGGGSYGSGGGSGGGSYGSGGGSYGSGGGSGGGSYGSGGGSYGSGGGGGGGSGGRGSGGYGSSSGGGSSGGHRGGSGGGGSSGGSTGGRGSSSGGVKSSGGSSSVKFISTSYSRGSR, via the exons ATGAGTCGGCAGTTTAGCTCCCGGTCTGGGTACCGGAGAGGAGGGGGCTTCAGCTCTGGCTCTGCTGGAATAATCAACTACCAGCGTAGAACCACCAGCAGCTCCACACGCCGaagtggaggaggtggagggagatCCTCAGGAGGCTTTTGTAGTGGCGGTGCTGGCGGTGGTTTTGGAAGTCGAAGTCTTGTTAATCTTGGTGGCAGTAAAAGCATTTCCATAAGTGTGGCTAGAGGAGGTGGACGTAGTGGTTTTGGTGGTGGTTATGGGGGTGGTGGCTTTGGTGGCGGTGGTTTTGGCAGTGGTGGAGGTGGTTTTGGCAGTGGTGGAGGTGGTTTTGGCAGTGGTGGAGGTGGTTTTGGCAGTGGTGGAGGTGGTTTTGGTGGAGGTGGTTTTGGGGGTGGTGGTTTTGGGGGATATGGGGGTGGTTATGGGCCTGTCTGCCCCCCTGGTGGCATACAGGAAGTCACCATCAACCAGAGCCTCCTGCAGCCCCTTAATGTGGAGATTGACCCTCAGATCCAAAAAATAAAGTCTCAAGAAAGGGAGCAAATCAAGTCACTCAACAACCAATTCGCCTCCTTCATCGACAAG GTGAGGTTCCTGGAGCAGCAGAATCAGGTGCTGCAAACAAAATGGGAGCTCCTGCAACAGGTAGATACCTCCTCTAGAACCCACAATTTAGAGCCCTACTTTGAGGCATATATCAACAACCTCAGAAATAAAGTGGACCGACTGAAGAACGATCAATCTAGGATGGATTCGGAGCTGAAGCAAATGCAAGACATGGTGGAGGATTACCGGAACAA GTATGAGGATGAAATCAACAAGCGGACAAATGCAGAGAATGAATTTGTGACCATCAAGAAG GATGTGGATTCTGCTTATATGGGCAAGGTGGACCTTCAGGCAAAGGTGGACAACCTTCAGAGTGATATTGATTTCTTCACGACAATCTACCGTGAG GAGCTGGCTCAGATGCAGACCCAAATCAGCGAAACCAATGTCATCCTCTCCATGGACAACAACCGCAGCCTCAACCTGGATGGCATCATTGCTGAGGTCAAGGCCCAATATGAGGACATTGCCCAGAAGAGCAAAGCTGAGGCGGAATCCGCATATCAGACCAAG TATGAAGAGCTGCAGGTAACTGCTGGCAGACACGGAGACAGCGTGAAAAATTCAAAGATGGAGATTTCCGAGCTGAATCGGGTGATCCAGAGACTTAGATCTGAAATCGACAATGTCAAGAAGCAG aTCGCTAATTTGCAGCAGACCATCAGTGAGGCTGAGCAGCGTGGGGAGAACGCCCTCAAAGATGCCCAGAGCAAGCTGAATGAGCTGGAGGACGCCCTGCAACAGGCCAAGGAGGACCTGGCCCGGCTGCTGCGCGACTACCAGGAGCTGATGAACACCAAACTGGCCCTGGACCTGGAGATTGCCACCTACAGGACTCTCCTGGAGGGAGAAGAAATCAG GATGTCTGGAGAGTGTCCCCCGAACGTGAGTGTGT CTGTGAGCACCAGCCACACCAGCATCAGCGgaggtggtggcggtggtggccgAGGAGGTGGAGGTTACGGCtctggcggcggcggcagctACGGTTCTGGAGGTGGCTCCGGAGGTGGCAGCTATGGCTCTGGAGGTGGCAGTTACGGTTCTGGAGGTGGCTCCGGAGGTGGCAGTTACGGTTCTGGAGGTGGCAGCTATGGCTCCggaggtggcggcggcggcggcagcggcggccgTGGCAGTGGTGGCTACGGCTCCAGCTCCGGAGGAGGCAGCAGTGGGGGCCACAGAGGTGGCTCTGGAGGAGGCGGCAGCTCTGGAGGCTCCACGGGAGGCCGGGGATCCAGCTCTGGGGGCGTCAAGAGCTCTGGTGGTAGTTCCAGTGTGAAGTTCATTTCCACCAGTTATTCCCGAGGGAGCAGATAA